One genomic window of Sphingomonas ginsengisoli An et al. 2013 includes the following:
- the smc gene encoding chromosome segregation protein SMC, with the protein MRFRRLKLSGFKSFVEPAELRIEPGLTGIVGPNGCGKSNLLEAMRWVMGEGSPKSLRGGGMEDVIFAGTASRPARDFAEVSLLLDASDGPEHEVTRRIERGAGSAYRLDGRDVRQKDVALLFADAATGAHSPALVSQGRIGAIIAAKPAERRQMLEEAAGIAGLHARRKDAETKLRATETNLQRLDELLTEQESRIAALKRQARIAERYRQLTERIRLAEGRLIYRRWAEAEAAAKAAAAEASAASAEVAALSATLTRAQEAQVAGSGEVARRRAAAAAREQGQALAHQLATARARLDTVLRRQAELERLGQQLSAEQARETALREDAEQAGKALAAEQQAIAERLANGEAEAVRIARALGAAEAQARASEAALAGLLAREAAMKAERSVAEAALTAARGQAARIEEEARRLAAQLASLGDGASERAAKAAAEHKRAAAVSAQGEAEAALDVAEAQRGAAAERRDGAEAAVAAARAALAAAEAEHGALTRALATGGGRGVLADVRAAKGYERALAAALGDDLDAPVGNEGARFWGGAEALAGDPALPARSECLADHVEAPAALARRLAQVAVVEADDGRPLAVGQRLVTRGGLLRRWDGYRASGSGAAAAERLVRQNRLAEIGDQIETLRRDAAEAEAQRQALLDAVARARAAADEARARIAAAEREAREASRAEDVATGAIERLDSQRALLDERLTETRPVSEAAAAAVAQAENALAALPDAGLLAGSIAEARGQAAADGTQVAERRAEQATLARAAAADRERQATAARDQRAWAERATAAGQRIADAEARAAALAEERESLAAEPEALEEQIAGLEQQSRDSEAAVSATLAAEREAEAALAGLAAAFHQANEAMAAARERRAGADARAEAQVARRIEYGRVCGEKFECPPPLLPQKLGFDPAQLTDAVEESATLERLTGERERLGPVNLVAEQELAELDEARLTGAAERDELQEAINRLRGSIGSLNREGRVRLLDAYTQVDRHFRSLFTTLFDGGQAHLELIDSDDPLEAGLEIMAQPPGKRLTALTLLSGGEQALTAVALIFALFLTNPAPICVLDEVDAPLDDANVERFCDLLLRMTRETETRYLIVTHNAVTMSRMQRLYGVTMVEKGVSRLVSVDLGGAETLLAAE; encoded by the coding sequence GTGCGGTTTCGCCGGCTGAAACTCAGCGGCTTCAAGAGCTTCGTGGAACCGGCCGAGCTGCGCATCGAGCCGGGGCTGACGGGGATTGTCGGGCCCAACGGCTGCGGCAAGTCGAACCTGCTCGAGGCGATGCGCTGGGTGATGGGCGAGGGCAGCCCCAAGAGCTTGCGCGGCGGGGGCATGGAGGACGTGATCTTCGCCGGCACCGCGAGCCGGCCGGCGCGCGATTTCGCCGAAGTGTCGCTGCTGCTCGACGCCAGCGACGGCCCCGAACATGAGGTAACCCGGCGGATCGAGCGCGGCGCGGGCTCGGCCTACCGGCTCGACGGGCGCGACGTGCGGCAGAAGGATGTGGCGCTGCTCTTCGCCGATGCGGCGACGGGCGCGCATTCGCCGGCGCTGGTCAGCCAGGGGCGGATCGGGGCGATCATCGCCGCCAAACCCGCCGAGCGGCGCCAGATGCTCGAGGAAGCGGCGGGGATCGCCGGGCTCCACGCGCGGCGCAAGGACGCCGAGACCAAGCTCAGGGCAACCGAGACCAACCTCCAGCGGCTCGACGAATTGCTGACCGAGCAGGAGAGCCGGATCGCGGCGCTCAAGCGGCAGGCGCGGATAGCCGAACGCTATCGCCAGCTGACCGAGCGGATTCGGCTGGCCGAGGGGCGGCTGATCTACCGGCGCTGGGCCGAGGCCGAGGCGGCCGCCAAGGCTGCCGCCGCCGAGGCGAGCGCGGCGAGTGCCGAGGTGGCAGCGCTGTCGGCGACGCTGACCCGCGCGCAGGAGGCGCAGGTCGCGGGCTCGGGCGAAGTGGCGCGGCGGCGGGCGGCGGCGGCGGCCCGCGAGCAGGGGCAGGCGCTGGCGCACCAGCTGGCGACCGCGCGGGCGCGGCTCGACACGGTGCTGCGGCGGCAGGCGGAGCTCGAGCGGCTGGGGCAGCAGCTTAGCGCCGAGCAGGCGCGCGAGACGGCGTTGCGCGAGGATGCCGAGCAGGCGGGCAAGGCGCTGGCCGCCGAGCAGCAAGCGATCGCCGAGCGGCTGGCCAATGGCGAGGCGGAGGCGGTGCGGATCGCGCGCGCGCTCGGCGCCGCCGAGGCACAGGCGCGGGCGAGCGAGGCGGCGCTTGCGGGATTGCTGGCGCGCGAAGCGGCGATGAAGGCCGAGCGCAGCGTCGCCGAAGCGGCGCTGACCGCCGCCCGTGGCCAGGCGGCGCGGATCGAGGAAGAGGCGCGGCGGCTGGCGGCGCAGCTGGCGAGCCTCGGCGACGGCGCGAGCGAGCGCGCGGCGAAGGCGGCGGCGGAGCACAAGCGGGCGGCGGCGGTGAGCGCGCAGGGCGAGGCGGAAGCGGCGCTCGACGTGGCCGAAGCGCAGCGCGGCGCGGCGGCGGAGCGGCGCGATGGGGCCGAGGCGGCGGTGGCGGCGGCGCGCGCGGCGCTGGCGGCGGCCGAGGCCGAGCATGGGGCCCTGACGCGGGCGCTGGCGACCGGCGGTGGGCGCGGGGTGCTCGCCGACGTTCGCGCCGCCAAGGGCTATGAGCGGGCGCTGGCGGCGGCGCTTGGCGACGATTTGGACGCGCCGGTCGGGAATGAAGGCGCGCGCTTCTGGGGTGGGGCGGAGGCGCTGGCGGGCGATCCGGCGCTGCCGGCCCGGAGCGAGTGCCTGGCCGATCATGTCGAGGCGCCGGCGGCGCTGGCGCGGCGGCTGGCCCAGGTGGCGGTGGTCGAGGCGGATGACGGGCGGCCGCTCGCGGTCGGGCAGCGGCTGGTGACCCGTGGCGGGTTGCTGCGGCGGTGGGACGGCTATCGCGCGAGCGGCTCGGGCGCGGCGGCGGCCGAGCGGCTGGTGCGGCAGAACCGGCTGGCGGAGATCGGCGACCAGATCGAGACGCTGCGGCGCGACGCGGCGGAGGCCGAGGCGCAGCGGCAGGCGCTGCTCGACGCGGTGGCGCGCGCGCGTGCCGCCGCCGACGAGGCCCGGGCCAGGATCGCCGCCGCCGAGCGCGAGGCGCGCGAGGCGAGCCGGGCGGAGGATGTCGCGACGGGCGCGATCGAGCGGTTGGACAGCCAGCGCGCGCTGCTCGACGAGCGGCTGACCGAAACGCGGCCGGTGAGTGAGGCGGCGGCCGCCGCGGTGGCGCAGGCCGAGAATGCGCTGGCCGCGCTGCCCGACGCGGGGCTGCTGGCAGGAAGCATCGCCGAGGCGCGCGGGCAGGCGGCGGCCGACGGGACGCAGGTCGCCGAGCGGCGCGCCGAGCAGGCGACGCTGGCGCGCGCCGCCGCCGCCGACCGCGAGCGCCAGGCGACCGCCGCGCGCGACCAGCGGGCGTGGGCCGAGCGGGCGACGGCGGCCGGGCAGCGGATCGCGGATGCGGAAGCGCGCGCCGCGGCGCTGGCCGAGGAGCGTGAGTCGCTGGCGGCTGAGCCCGAGGCGCTGGAGGAGCAGATCGCCGGGCTCGAGCAGCAGAGCCGTGACAGCGAGGCGGCGGTGTCGGCGACGCTCGCCGCCGAGCGCGAGGCCGAGGCCGCGCTGGCCGGGCTCGCCGCTGCTTTCCACCAGGCCAATGAGGCGATGGCCGCTGCGCGCGAGCGGCGCGCCGGTGCCGATGCCCGCGCCGAAGCGCAGGTGGCGCGGCGGATCGAATATGGCCGGGTGTGCGGCGAGAAGTTCGAATGCCCGCCGCCGCTCCTGCCGCAGAAGCTCGGCTTCGATCCGGCGCAATTGACCGACGCGGTGGAGGAATCGGCGACGCTCGAGCGGCTGACCGGCGAGCGCGAGCGGCTTGGGCCGGTCAATCTGGTCGCCGAGCAGGAACTTGCCGAACTCGACGAGGCGCGACTGACCGGGGCCGCCGAGCGCGACGAATTGCAGGAGGCGATCAACCGGCTGCGCGGCTCGATCGGGAGCCTGAACCGCGAGGGGCGGGTGCGGCTGCTCGACGCCTACACCCAGGTCGACCGCCATTTCCGCAGCCTGTTCACGACCCTGTTCGACGGCGGCCAAGCGCATCTCGAATTGATCGACAGCGACGATCCGCTCGAGGCGGGGCTCGAGATCATGGCGCAGCCGCCGGGCAAGCGGCTGACCGCGCTGACGCTGCTGTCGGGGGGCGAGCAGGCGCTGACCGCGGTGGCGCTGATCTTTGCCTTGTTCCTCACCAACCCCGCGCCGATCTGCGTCCTCGACGAGGTCGACGCGCCGCTGGACGACGCCAATGTCGAGCGCTTCTGCGACCTGCTGCTGCGGATGACGCGCGAGACCGAGACGCGCTATCTGATCGTCACTCACAATGCGGTCACGATGAGCCGGATGCAGCGCCTTTACGGGGTGACGATGGTCGAGAAGGGGGTCAGCCGGCTGGTGTCGGTCGACCTCGGCGGGGCCGAGACCTTGCTGGCGGCCGAATGA
- a CDS encoding thioredoxin domain-containing protein has protein sequence MKIIALLAAVAVLAGCSGGKGNDSAKADAGPPAPIAAPNGGDWTQTVTKTSEGGMLMGNPNAKVKVVEFSSMTCPHCAHFSENGTPKLVAQYVKTGQVSFELRNFVRDPLDIAMALVTRCAGASAQFFTLTDAMYKDQTAMFERVQAVPQATLQGLASLPPAQQFQRYADYAGLPAFAAQHGLPSAKTSQCLANAAETQQLVAMNSDAVSNYQIEGTPTFLINNRVQQMPGIAEDKVWDTLEQRIKDALA, from the coding sequence ATGAAGATCATCGCGTTGCTTGCCGCCGTTGCGGTGCTGGCCGGCTGTTCGGGCGGCAAGGGCAATGACAGTGCCAAGGCGGACGCAGGTCCGCCGGCGCCGATCGCCGCGCCGAACGGGGGCGACTGGACCCAGACCGTCACCAAGACGAGCGAGGGCGGGATGCTGATGGGCAATCCCAATGCCAAAGTGAAGGTGGTCGAATTCTCCTCGATGACCTGCCCGCATTGCGCGCATTTCTCGGAAAACGGGACGCCCAAGCTGGTCGCCCAATACGTCAAGACGGGCCAGGTCTCGTTCGAGTTGCGCAACTTCGTCCGCGATCCGCTCGACATTGCGATGGCGCTGGTCACGCGCTGCGCGGGGGCGAGCGCGCAGTTCTTCACGCTGACCGACGCGATGTACAAGGACCAGACGGCGATGTTCGAGCGGGTGCAGGCGGTGCCGCAGGCGACGCTGCAAGGGCTCGCCAGCCTGCCGCCGGCGCAGCAGTTCCAGCGCTATGCCGATTATGCCGGGCTGCCCGCTTTCGCCGCGCAGCATGGGCTGCCCTCGGCGAAGACCAGCCAGTGCCTCGCCAATGCGGCCGAGACGCAGCAATTGGTGGCGATGAACAGCGACGCGGTGTCGAATTACCAGATCGAGGGGACGCCGACCTTCCTCATCAACAACCGGGTCCAGCAGATGCCCGGCATCGCCGAGGACAAGGTGTGGGATACGCTCGAGCAACGGATCAAGGACGCGCTGGCCTGA
- a CDS encoding TonB-dependent receptor — translation MKIVRQALVGASLCTVALPAAAETVAVTAAPSAEAEAEAPTVTVTGQREEYGVKSTSTATKTNMLLRNVPQAISVISEAQIEDQSLRSVGDLLMFVPGATPSTGESNRDQLTLRGNNTTADFFLDGLRDDAQYFRDFYNLDRVEVLKGPNAMMFGRGGGGGIINRVTKRAGFTDRRQIMASVDSEGRTRTTGDVDARLAGALGLRVNTVYEQGDSFRDHVGLKRYGINPTLGILAGQDTRIDLSYEYFHDRRTSDRGVPSLAGVPLTGFTRTFFGDPDDSYSNAKVQIATLAVEHRFSDALTLRNRTQFADYDKFYQNIFAASAVNAATGAVSLGAYNNRNDRRNLISQTDLVWTGTVAGIDQTLLIGVELSGQRSRNLRMTGLNPGSVNVSAPTVDRTLVFATSASDANNRTRASVAAGYVQTQLRPADWLEIVGGLRFDRFTLTVDDQRAGVATQSRTDRTVSPRLGVVLKPLRNLSAYGNFSRSFLPQSGDQSSALTLTTAALEPERFTNLEVGAKWEPLGGLLATAALYRLDRSNTQSRDALDNIVLTGATRTRGLELGLERSISARWQVSAGYALQKAEIRRTTTAAPAGRSVPLVPRHSLSLWSKYQFSKPFGAGLGIISRSKSYATISNLVALPAYTRLDGALYYRLAPGFEAQLNVENLLNKAYFPTANSDNNIAPGAPRNARLTLRADF, via the coding sequence GTGAAGATCGTTCGTCAGGCGCTGGTCGGCGCCTCTCTGTGCACCGTGGCGCTGCCGGCCGCCGCCGAGACGGTGGCGGTTACCGCTGCGCCATCAGCCGAGGCTGAGGCCGAGGCGCCGACCGTGACGGTCACCGGCCAGCGCGAGGAATATGGGGTCAAGTCGACCAGCACCGCGACCAAGACCAACATGCTGTTGCGCAACGTGCCCCAGGCAATCTCGGTCATCTCCGAGGCGCAGATCGAGGACCAGTCGCTGCGCTCGGTCGGCGACCTGCTGATGTTCGTGCCCGGCGCGACGCCCAGCACTGGCGAGAGCAACCGCGACCAGCTGACCCTGCGCGGCAACAACACCACCGCCGACTTCTTCCTCGACGGCCTGCGCGACGACGCGCAATATTTCCGCGACTTCTACAACCTCGACCGGGTCGAGGTCTTGAAGGGCCCCAACGCGATGATGTTCGGACGCGGCGGGGGCGGCGGAATCATCAACCGCGTGACAAAGCGCGCCGGCTTCACCGACCGGCGGCAGATCATGGCCAGCGTCGACAGCGAGGGCCGGACGCGGACCACCGGCGACGTCGATGCGCGGCTGGCGGGGGCGCTCGGGCTGAGGGTCAACACGGTCTACGAGCAGGGCGACAGCTTCCGCGACCATGTCGGGCTCAAGCGCTACGGGATCAATCCGACGCTCGGCATCCTCGCCGGGCAGGACACGCGGATCGACCTTTCGTACGAATATTTCCACGACCGGCGGACTAGCGACCGCGGGGTGCCGTCGCTGGCGGGCGTGCCGCTGACCGGCTTCACCCGCACCTTCTTCGGCGATCCCGACGACAGCTATTCGAACGCGAAGGTGCAGATCGCGACCCTGGCCGTCGAGCACCGGTTCAGCGACGCGCTGACCCTGCGCAACCGAACGCAATTCGCCGACTATGACAAATTCTATCAGAACATCTTCGCCGCCTCGGCGGTCAATGCCGCCACCGGCGCGGTGTCGCTCGGCGCCTACAACAACCGCAACGACCGGCGGAATCTGATCAGCCAGACCGACCTGGTGTGGACAGGGACGGTGGCCGGGATCGACCAGACGCTGCTGATCGGGGTCGAGCTGTCGGGGCAGCGGAGCCGCAACCTCCGGATGACCGGGCTCAATCCGGGTTCGGTCAATGTGAGCGCTCCGACCGTCGACCGCACCTTGGTGTTCGCGACCAGCGCGAGCGACGCCAACAACCGCACCCGTGCCTCGGTCGCGGCGGGCTATGTCCAGACGCAGTTACGGCCGGCCGACTGGCTCGAGATCGTCGGTGGGCTGCGGTTCGACCGCTTCACGCTGACCGTCGACGACCAGCGCGCGGGGGTGGCGACGCAGAGCCGCACCGACCGAACGGTGTCGCCGCGGCTGGGGGTCGTCTTGAAGCCGCTGCGCAACCTGTCGGCCTATGGCAATTTCTCGCGCTCCTTCCTGCCGCAGTCGGGCGACCAGTCCAGCGCGCTTACCCTGACCACCGCGGCGCTCGAGCCCGAGCGGTTCACCAACCTCGAGGTCGGCGCCAAGTGGGAGCCGCTCGGCGGGTTGCTCGCCACCGCCGCGCTCTACCGGCTCGACCGCAGCAACACGCAGAGCCGCGACGCGCTCGACAATATCGTGCTGACCGGGGCGACCCGGACGCGCGGGCTCGAGCTCGGGCTCGAGCGGAGCATCAGCGCGCGCTGGCAGGTGTCGGCGGGCTATGCGCTGCAGAAGGCGGAGATCCGCCGGACCACCACCGCCGCGCCGGCCGGGCGGAGCGTGCCGCTGGTCCCGCGCCATTCGCTCTCGCTGTGGAGCAAATATCAGTTCAGCAAGCCGTTCGGCGCGGGTCTGGGCATCATCTCGCGCTCGAAGAGCTATGCGACGATCAGCAACCTGGTCGCCTTGCCGGCCTACACCCGGCTCGACGGCGCGCTTTACTACAGGCTGGCGCCGGGATTCGAGGCGCAGCTCAACGTCGAGAATTTGCTGAACAAAGCCTATTTCCCGACCGCCAACAGCGACAACAACATCGCGCCGGGGGCACCGCGGAATGCGCGGCTGACGCTGCGGGCGGATTTCTAG
- a CDS encoding putative DNA modification/repair radical SAM protein, producing MAQLDTREKLAILADAAKYDASCASSGTAKRDSKGGKGLGSTEGMGICHAYAPDGRCISLLKILLTNSCIFDCHYCINRKSSNVRRARFTAQEVVQLTLAFYKRNYIEGLFLSSGIIKSSNYTMEQLVEVARSLREDHDFRGYIHLKTIPDADPELVRLAGLHADRVSINVELPTVSGLEKLAPEKSAPQIEGAMLGMKGAIEDGKDARKKYKSAPNFAPAGQSTQMIVGADKATDGDIVTKASTLYDRFSLRRVYYSAFSPIPDASAVLPLQRPPLMREHRLYQSDWLMRFYGFKPAEVVQAAGDDGMLPLDIDPKLAWALKFREHFPVDVNRAPREMLLRIPGLGTKAVDRLIRSRRHRRFTLDDVARLTVSIAKIRPFIVTADWRPTLLTDRADLRTLVAPKVSQLELFAA from the coding sequence ATGGCGCAGCTCGACACCCGCGAGAAACTGGCGATCCTCGCGGATGCCGCCAAATATGACGCGAGTTGCGCCTCGTCGGGGACGGCCAAGCGCGACAGCAAGGGCGGCAAGGGCCTCGGCTCGACCGAGGGCATGGGCATCTGCCACGCCTATGCGCCCGACGGCCGTTGCATCTCTTTGCTCAAGATCCTGCTGACCAACAGTTGCATCTTCGACTGCCATTATTGCATCAACCGCAAGAGCTCGAACGTCCGCCGCGCGCGCTTCACCGCGCAGGAGGTCGTCCAGCTCACTCTCGCCTTCTACAAGCGCAACTACATCGAGGGGCTGTTCCTCTCCTCGGGCATCATCAAGTCCTCCAACTACACGATGGAGCAATTGGTCGAGGTCGCGCGCTCGCTCCGCGAAGACCACGACTTTCGCGGCTACATCCATTTGAAGACCATCCCCGACGCCGACCCTGAGCTGGTGCGCCTCGCCGGCCTCCACGCCGACCGCGTCTCGATCAACGTCGAGCTGCCGACCGTGTCGGGCCTCGAGAAGCTCGCGCCCGAGAAGAGCGCCCCGCAGATCGAGGGCGCGATGCTCGGCATGAAGGGCGCGATCGAGGACGGCAAGGACGCCCGCAAGAAGTATAAGTCGGCGCCCAATTTCGCCCCCGCCGGCCAGTCGACCCAGATGATCGTCGGCGCCGACAAGGCGACCGACGGCGACATCGTCACCAAGGCCTCGACCCTCTACGACCGCTTCTCGCTCCGCCGCGTCTATTATTCGGCCTTCTCGCCCATCCCCGACGCCAGCGCGGTGCTGCCGCTCCAGCGCCCGCCACTGATGCGCGAGCATCGGCTCTACCAGTCGGACTGGCTGATGCGCTTCTACGGCTTCAAGCCGGCCGAGGTCGTCCAGGCGGCGGGCGACGACGGCATGCTCCCGCTCGACATCGACCCCAAGCTCGCCTGGGCGCTCAAGTTCCGCGAGCATTTCCCGGTCGACGTCAATCGCGCGCCGCGCGAAATGCTCCTCCGCATCCCCGGGCTCGGCACCAAGGCGGTCGACCGCCTCATCCGCTCGCGCCGCCATCGCCGCTTCACCCTCGACGACGTCGCCCGGCTGACCGTCAGCATCGCCAAGATCCGCCCCTTCATCGTCACCGCCGACTGGCGCCCGACCCTGCTCACCGACCGCGCCGACCTCCGCACCCTCGTCGCCCCCAAGGTCAGCCAGCTGGAATTGTTCGCCGCGTGA
- a CDS encoding cytochrome P450, producing the protein MSERFVPTFPPRGAGPVPVWRGFVGERSRTSVHGWSEQMYALPYYRRQIMKLRVHVLIDPPLVEHVMLTNQANYVKPAIARTLLGPVIGEGLLTADGALWREQRKIVAASFSPAAVERVRPVFGAASEAALDGWRDGETRNVAVDATRATMLIIAETLFSADPRLVSEAALTHIAAALDGIAGPRLQALLGLPMVPLTPKGRAARKGRVYLRRTLAELVDDRLRDAAPGDDFLGGIIRDLRDKFGPEQGRELAIDNAATFYLAGHETTANALAWTLYLLSEQPAVQDAVAAEGQAALAGDGLAGRSVTAALPRLHAVLQETLRLYPPAPRFDRQAVAADVLPNGEAIAPGDIVSVWPWLLHRSRRLWDDPDAFDPDRFAPEKPRPGRYQYLPFGAGPRICVGAQFATVEALTVLAHWLARWRFVTLGRPVTVTGLVTMRPRGGVVLRVERRAQSLAPN; encoded by the coding sequence ATGAGCGAGCGGTTCGTCCCCACTTTCCCGCCGCGCGGCGCGGGGCCGGTGCCGGTCTGGCGCGGGTTCGTCGGCGAGCGGTCGCGGACCTCGGTCCATGGCTGGTCGGAGCAGATGTACGCGCTGCCTTACTATCGGCGGCAGATCATGAAACTGCGGGTCCATGTGCTGATCGACCCGCCGCTGGTCGAGCATGTGATGCTCACCAACCAGGCCAATTATGTGAAGCCGGCGATCGCGCGGACGTTGCTCGGGCCGGTGATCGGCGAGGGGCTGCTGACCGCCGACGGCGCGCTGTGGCGCGAGCAGCGCAAGATCGTCGCGGCGAGCTTCTCGCCGGCGGCGGTCGAGCGAGTGCGGCCGGTGTTCGGGGCGGCGTCGGAAGCGGCGCTCGACGGCTGGCGCGACGGCGAGACCCGCAATGTCGCGGTCGATGCGACGCGGGCGACGATGCTGATCATCGCCGAGACTTTGTTCAGCGCCGACCCACGGCTGGTGAGCGAGGCGGCGCTCACGCACATCGCCGCCGCGCTCGACGGGATCGCGGGGCCGCGGCTGCAGGCGCTGCTCGGGCTGCCGATGGTGCCATTGACGCCCAAGGGCCGGGCGGCGCGGAAGGGGCGGGTCTATCTGCGGCGGACGCTGGCCGAGCTGGTCGACGACCGCCTGCGCGACGCTGCGCCGGGGGATGATTTCCTCGGCGGGATCATCCGGGACCTGCGCGACAAGTTCGGTCCCGAGCAGGGGCGCGAGCTGGCGATCGACAATGCCGCGACCTTTTACCTGGCGGGGCATGAGACGACCGCCAATGCGCTGGCGTGGACGCTCTATTTGCTGTCGGAGCAGCCGGCGGTGCAGGACGCGGTGGCGGCGGAGGGGCAGGCGGCACTCGCCGGGGACGGGCTGGCAGGGCGTTCGGTGACGGCCGCGCTGCCCCGGCTCCATGCGGTGCTGCAGGAGACGCTGCGGCTTTATCCGCCGGCGCCGCGGTTCGATCGCCAGGCGGTCGCGGCCGATGTCTTGCCCAATGGCGAGGCGATCGCGCCCGGCGACATCGTCTCGGTGTGGCCGTGGCTGCTCCATCGGAGCCGGCGGCTGTGGGACGATCCCGACGCGTTCGATCCCGACCGCTTTGCGCCGGAGAAGCCGCGGCCGGGGCGCTATCAATATCTGCCGTTCGGGGCGGGGCCGCGGATCTGCGTCGGGGCGCAATTCGCGACGGTGGAGGCGCTGACGGTGCTGGCGCACTGGCTCGCCCGCTGGCGCTTCGTCACGCTCGGCCGCCCGGTGACGGTCACCGGGCTGGTGACGATGCGGCCGCGCGGCGGGGTCGTCCTGCGCGTCGAACGACGCGCCCAATCACTCGCGCCAAACTGA
- a CDS encoding UdgX family uracil-DNA binding protein (This protein belongs to the uracil DNA glycosylase superfamily, members of which act in excision repair of DNA. However, it belongs more specifically to UdgX branch, whose founding member was found to bind uracil in DNA (where it does not belong), without cleaving it, appears to promote DNA repair by a pathway involving RecA, rather than base excision.), which translates to MTLDRPDDFDGWREAARELIGAGVPPMSVVWQVAGDDGELFGSEGALPPGGGGQPMFSVPKPFIDLAKAAVCHSDPQRFALLYALLWKLKGNRRALEDRADPLVDRLEKLAKEVRRDAHKMHAFVRFREVAEENGTRFVAFFEPDHHIVRREAGFFARRFASMRWSILTPELSIHWAPETQTLCEGPGATRADAPDGDPLEETWRTYYSSIFNPARLKIGAMLKEMPKKYWRNMPETSLVAPLIAGARARELEMIERSANNFGAEAAVKAERQLQTGGNLRASWEALMAEARGCTRCDLHCNATQTVFGEGPLDACILFVGEQPGDQEDVAGRPFVGPAGQLFDAALEKAGIDRTQTYVTNAVKHFKFVLRGKKRIHSKPDTAEIDACRWWQEQERALIRPPLTVALGATAARSLTGKTLTISRAREAPLTLADGSECWVTVHPSFLLRIPEEDRRAEERAKFVEDLTRIRARAKELAS; encoded by the coding sequence ATCACCCTCGACCGGCCCGACGATTTCGACGGCTGGCGCGAGGCGGCGCGCGAGCTGATCGGCGCCGGCGTCCCGCCGATGAGCGTGGTCTGGCAGGTCGCCGGCGACGATGGCGAATTGTTCGGCAGCGAGGGCGCCTTGCCCCCGGGCGGGGGCGGCCAGCCGATGTTCTCGGTGCCCAAGCCCTTCATCGATCTCGCCAAGGCCGCCGTCTGCCACTCAGACCCGCAGCGCTTCGCCTTGCTCTACGCGCTATTGTGGAAGCTCAAGGGCAACCGCCGCGCGCTCGAGGACCGCGCCGACCCCTTGGTCGACCGGCTCGAGAAGCTCGCCAAGGAAGTTCGCCGCGACGCGCACAAGATGCACGCCTTCGTCCGCTTCCGCGAAGTGGCCGAGGAGAACGGCACCCGCTTCGTCGCCTTCTTCGAGCCCGACCACCACATCGTCCGCCGCGAGGCCGGCTTCTTCGCCCGCCGCTTCGCCAGCATGCGCTGGTCGATCCTCACTCCCGAACTGTCGATCCACTGGGCGCCCGAGACGCAGACCCTGTGCGAAGGCCCCGGCGCCACCCGCGCCGACGCCCCCGACGGCGACCCGCTCGAGGAGACCTGGCGCACTTACTATTCGAGCATCTTCAACCCGGCGCGCCTCAAGATCGGGGCGATGCTCAAGGAGATGCCCAAGAAATATTGGCGCAACATGCCCGAGACCTCGCTCGTTGCCCCGCTGATCGCGGGGGCGCGCGCACGGGAGCTGGAGATGATCGAGCGGTCGGCGAACAATTTCGGCGCGGAAGCCGCCGTCAAGGCCGAGCGCCAGCTCCAGACCGGCGGCAACCTCCGCGCCAGCTGGGAAGCGCTGATGGCCGAAGCCCGCGGCTGCACCCGCTGCGACCTCCACTGCAACGCCACCCAGACCGTCTTCGGCGAAGGCCCGCTCGACGCCTGCATCCTGTTCGTCGGGGAGCAGCCGGGCGATCAGGAGGACGTCGCCGGCCGCCCCTTTGTCGGCCCGGCCGGCCAGTTGTTCGACGCAGCGCTCGAGAAAGCCGGGATCGACCGCACGCAGACCTACGTCACCAATGCGGTCAAGCATTTCAAATTCGTCCTGCGCGGCAAGAAGCGCATCCACTCCAAGCCCGACACCGCCGAGATCGACGCCTGCCGCTGGTGGCAGGAGCAGGAGCGCGCGCTGATCAGGCCGCCGCTGACCGTCGCGCTCGGCGCCACCGCCGCCCGCTCGCTGACCGGCAAGACGCTGACCATCAGCCGCGCGCGCGAAGCTCCGCTGACCCTCGCCGACGGCAGCGAATGCTGGGTCACCGTCCACCCGAGCTTCCTCCTCCGCATCCCTGAGGAAGACCGCCGCGCGGAGGAGCGCGCCAAGTTCGTCGAGGACCTCACCCGCATCCGCGCACGGGCGAAGGAACTGGCAAGCTAG